The following are encoded in a window of Castanea sativa cultivar Marrone di Chiusa Pesio chromosome 5, ASM4071231v1 genomic DNA:
- the LOC142635644 gene encoding uncharacterized protein LOC142635644 codes for MSCRQGVIQIPRGENEQADCLAKAASVEYMTTPNKVLSFIQPSPLIDVIDVQEIGSESNWTTTLASYLRNGTLPKGKEAARKLKVQASRFVLIRNVLYKRGWILLADHAEGRSGVCQNLRQVPKVQQHYQATNGRANSDNRPMVIRPMGTGHHWLIPNSSEAAKVPNRIKNHYSSPAHPQANGQVEVTNQSLLRRIKTRLEGTKGVWPKELPSVLWAYRTTVRTPTGENSFRLTYESEAVIPVEIGLMSYRVDNHNEGRNDEAIRLQLDLVDEVRATAEQRLARYQDLMEKHYNSRVKHRDFKVGDLVLKVMGAARDPMQGKLDLNWEGPYRITSWLKKGIYHLETLDGQKLHHPWNATHLRKYYQ; via the exons ATGAGCTGTAGGCAAGGGGtcattcaaatcccaaggggaGAAAATGAGCAAGCTGACTGCCTCGCTAAGGCTGCATCAGTAGAATACATGACCACTCCCAACAAGGTACTATCCTTTATCCAGCCCTCACCACTAATAGACGTCATCGATGTACAGGAGATAGGATCCGAAAGTAATTGGACCACCACTTTAGCTTCTTACCTGAGAAACGGCACCCTGCCTAAAGGGAAGGAAGCCGCAAGGAAGCTAAAGGTCCAGGCATCGCGATTTGTCTTGATAAGGAATGTCTTGTACAAAAGGG GCTGGATATTACTGGCCGACCATGCAGAAGGACGCTCAGGCGTATGTCAAAACCTACGACAAGTGCCAAAGGTTCAGCAGCATTATCAGGCAACCAATGGAAGAGCTAACTCTGATAACCGCCCCATGGTCATTCGCCCAATGGGGACTGGACATCATTGGCTCATTCCCAATAGCAGCGAGGCAGCTAAAGTTCCTAATA GAATTAAAAACCACTACTCCTCCCCTGCCCATCCCcaagccaacggacaagttgaggtcacgaacCAATCCTTGCTTCGGAgaatcaagactcggctcgaggggacAAAGGGTGTCTGGCCGAAAGAACTACCTAGCGTACTTTGGGCATATAGGACGACAGTTAGGACTCCTACGGGAGAAAATTCGTTTCGACTAACATACGAAAGCGAGGCAGTCATCCCAGTTGAGATCGGACTCATGAGCTACAGGGTGGATAATCACAACGAGGGAAGAAATGACGAGGCCATACGACTACAGCTTGATTTGGTTGACGAGGTCAGGGCAACGGCTGAGCAGAGACTCGCGCGATACCAGGACCTCATGgaaaaacactacaactcccgagtcaaacATCGGGATTTCAAAGTTGGAGATCTCGTCTTGAAAGTGATGGGCGCTGCCAGAGATCCTATGCAAGGAAAGCTCGACCtaaactgggaaggaccctacagaaTCACGTCATGGCTCAAGAAGGGCATCTACCACCTAGAAACACTTGACGGGCAGAAGCTACACCACCCATGGAACGCTACTCATCTtaggaagtactaccagtag